Proteins co-encoded in one Caulobacter rhizosphaerae genomic window:
- a CDS encoding glycosyl hydrolase — protein sequence MPRPLLPFRASSPTRRARFDRASALVISGLLLWPALAQAQTASDDLAGGFVRPPQAAKPRLWWHWMEGNVTAEGARLDLDWMQRIGVGGVHVFSGGGFGEPKLVDQPLPFMSAGWQEVFRQSVQSANAAKMEVGIAGSPGWSQTGGVFVPPADGMKKYVWSETRLVGGRAPQATLAGPPIAVGPFQGVAGKSAAKQLTGPIYADALVVAFPTSSLEDSAATPRLSANDPAADLSRLARPTERAAASLPLSPDGAAWVEAGFDKPTLLSAVAVATGNGVNVEVQAADLTGAWRVLTHQTLVAPSGVEHPAPQQTLAFPATVAQRFRVVFSLLAPPPPLPGLPPSLARVPPRPKAITLDTLAFFASPRVNRFEAKAGFQTSIEADAVPTPALTRGGAIAAAQVMDLSSKLSPDGRLDWTPPKGNWTVLRFGWTLTGQTNGPAEAAATGLEVDKLDPAAVGRYAETYLGLYDQASGGRLGPSGVDALITDSWEAGFQNWTPGLLDEFKRRRGYDPVPFAPVLAGRVVDSAAASERFLWDYRLTLKELLADAHHGVLAKAAHQRGMTYYTEASGDNPRVLGDGMALKARSDIPTAEFWYRDFASGPGQMSLRADLQEAASAAHVYGKPLAAAESLTVAAGQDPWSFSPAMLKPVADRIFALGINRILLHESRQQPLIDAKPGLTLAIFGQYFNRNETWAEDAAPWLTYLARTSYLLQQGRYVADVAYFYGEDRTLTELFRRKANTDVPPGYAYDYVNREALLTLLSVKDGRVVTPSGMSYRVLYAPPTVDRMTAPALQKIRDLVLSGAVLVAPKPIGGLGLASNDAQIAALAREIWGEAAIGPAGRALGAGRVYASLDQALAGEKIAPDQRLSGAPDAELLSLHRRTDDADIYFVSNQKDRAEDVRAFFRVEGKAPEIWRATNASMAPASYVARDGGTETSLRLEAGEAAFVVFRKATALKSFQAPARAETLVAQAKGPWSLTFGPGLAAPPPTTVTTLASWTQAPDAATKYYSGSATYRTRLEVPKVAARSGQRLYLDLGQVRELASISVNGKAVGVAWAPPYRLDVTDMVRPGRNEIAVRVVNLWRNRLIGDKQPGAKPVTVAPMAFYGADAPLFDSGLLGPVRLVSEINGPHPLKP from the coding sequence ATGCCGCGTCCCCTCCTTCCCTTCCGCGCATCGTCTCCCACGCGCCGCGCGCGGTTTGACCGCGCCAGCGCCCTGGTGATTTCGGGGCTGTTGCTCTGGCCGGCCCTGGCGCAGGCGCAGACGGCCAGCGACGACCTGGCCGGGGGCTTTGTCCGGCCGCCGCAGGCGGCCAAGCCTCGCCTCTGGTGGCATTGGATGGAGGGCAACGTCACCGCCGAAGGCGCGCGTCTTGATCTGGACTGGATGCAACGGATCGGGGTGGGCGGCGTGCACGTCTTCTCGGGCGGCGGCTTTGGCGAGCCCAAGCTGGTCGATCAGCCCCTGCCGTTCATGAGCGCCGGGTGGCAAGAGGTTTTCCGTCAGTCGGTGCAGAGCGCCAACGCCGCGAAGATGGAAGTCGGCATCGCCGGTTCGCCGGGCTGGAGCCAGACCGGAGGCGTGTTCGTACCGCCGGCGGACGGCATGAAGAAGTACGTCTGGAGCGAAACGCGACTTGTCGGCGGCCGAGCGCCGCAGGCGACGCTGGCCGGCCCGCCGATCGCGGTGGGGCCTTTCCAGGGCGTGGCCGGCAAGAGCGCGGCCAAGCAACTGACCGGTCCGATCTATGCGGACGCCTTGGTGGTGGCCTTCCCCACCTCATCCCTGGAGGACTCGGCGGCGACGCCGCGTCTGAGCGCCAACGATCCGGCCGCCGACCTGTCCAGGCTAGCCCGACCGACCGAGCGGGCCGCGGCGAGCCTGCCCTTGTCGCCGGACGGCGCGGCCTGGGTCGAGGCGGGCTTCGACAAGCCCACCTTGCTGTCGGCCGTCGCCGTGGCGACCGGCAATGGCGTGAACGTCGAGGTCCAGGCCGCCGACCTCACCGGCGCCTGGCGTGTGCTCACACACCAGACCCTGGTGGCGCCCAGCGGGGTCGAACATCCCGCCCCGCAGCAGACCTTGGCCTTTCCGGCCACCGTCGCACAGCGGTTTCGGGTTGTGTTTTCATTGCTCGCGCCGCCGCCGCCGCTGCCGGGCTTGCCGCCCTCGCTGGCCCGCGTTCCGCCGCGTCCCAAGGCGATCACCCTGGACACCCTGGCCTTCTTCGCCTCGCCTCGGGTGAACCGCTTCGAGGCCAAGGCGGGGTTCCAGACCTCGATCGAGGCGGACGCCGTCCCGACGCCGGCGCTGACGCGGGGCGGAGCGATCGCCGCGGCTCAGGTGATGGACCTCTCCAGCAAACTCTCGCCCGATGGCCGACTAGATTGGACGCCGCCGAAAGGAAACTGGACCGTTCTGCGGTTCGGCTGGACCTTGACGGGCCAGACCAACGGGCCGGCCGAGGCGGCGGCCACGGGGCTGGAGGTCGACAAGCTCGATCCCGCCGCGGTGGGGCGCTACGCCGAGACCTATCTGGGCCTCTACGACCAGGCCAGCGGTGGAAGGCTCGGGCCGTCCGGCGTGGACGCCCTGATCACCGACAGTTGGGAGGCCGGCTTCCAGAACTGGACGCCGGGGCTTCTGGACGAGTTCAAGCGTCGGCGAGGCTATGATCCCGTCCCCTTCGCGCCAGTGCTCGCCGGGCGGGTGGTCGACAGCGCCGCGGCCAGCGAACGATTCCTCTGGGACTACAGGCTCACCTTGAAGGAACTGTTGGCCGACGCTCATCATGGCGTGCTCGCCAAGGCCGCGCACCAGCGCGGCATGACCTACTATACCGAAGCCTCCGGCGACAATCCGCGGGTCCTGGGCGATGGCATGGCGCTTAAGGCCCGGTCGGACATCCCGACCGCGGAGTTCTGGTATCGCGATTTCGCGTCGGGGCCTGGGCAAATGTCCCTGAGGGCCGACCTGCAGGAAGCCGCGTCCGCCGCCCACGTCTACGGAAAGCCGCTGGCCGCGGCCGAGTCGCTGACCGTGGCCGCCGGTCAGGATCCGTGGTCGTTCTCGCCGGCCATGCTCAAGCCGGTCGCCGACCGGATCTTCGCCCTGGGGATCAACCGGATCCTGCTCCACGAGTCGCGCCAGCAGCCACTCATCGACGCCAAGCCGGGCCTGACGCTGGCGATCTTTGGCCAGTATTTCAATCGCAATGAAACCTGGGCCGAGGACGCCGCCCCGTGGCTGACCTATCTGGCCCGGACCTCCTACCTGCTGCAGCAAGGCCGGTATGTCGCCGATGTCGCCTATTTCTATGGTGAAGACCGGACTCTGACCGAGCTCTTTCGCCGAAAGGCCAATACCGACGTTCCGCCAGGCTACGCCTACGACTACGTCAATCGCGAGGCCTTGCTGACCTTGCTGTCGGTCAAGGACGGCCGTGTGGTGACGCCCTCGGGCATGAGCTATCGCGTGCTCTACGCGCCGCCCACGGTCGATCGCATGACCGCCCCGGCGCTCCAGAAGATCCGCGACCTGGTGCTGTCGGGAGCCGTTCTGGTCGCGCCCAAACCGATCGGCGGGCTTGGCCTGGCCTCCAACGACGCGCAGATCGCCGCCCTGGCTCGCGAGATCTGGGGCGAAGCGGCGATCGGCCCGGCGGGCCGCGCGCTCGGCGCGGGCCGGGTCTATGCCAGCCTGGACCAAGCGCTGGCGGGCGAGAAGATCGCGCCCGACCAGCGTCTGTCGGGCGCGCCCGACGCCGAACTGCTGTCCCTGCATCGGCGGACCGATGACGCGGACATCTACTTTGTCTCCAACCAGAAGGATCGCGCCGAAGACGTCCGCGCCTTCTTCCGCGTCGAGGGCAAGGCCCCCGAGATCTGGCGGGCGACCAATGCGAGCATGGCCCCGGCCAGCTATGTGGCGCGCGACGGGGGAACCGAGACCTCGCTGCGCCTTGAGGCCGGGGAAGCGGCCTTCGTGGTGTTCAGAAAGGCGACCGCCCTTAAGAGCTTCCAGGCGCCGGCGCGCGCCGAGACGCTGGTGGCGCAGGCCAAGGGGCCTTGGAGCCTGACCTTCGGCCCGGGCTTGGCCGCGCCGCCGCCCACCACCGTGACGACCTTGGCCTCCTGGACCCAGGCGCCGGATGCGGCCACCAAGTACTATTCTGGCTCGGCCACCTACCGAACGCGGCTGGAGGTCCCCAAGGTCGCGGCCCGATCGGGCCAGCGGCTTTATCTGGACCTGGGCCAGGTTCGGGAACTGGCGTCGATTTCGGTCAACGGCAAGGCGGTGGGCGTGGCCTGGGCGCCCCCCTATCGGCTGGACGTGACCGACATGGTTCGTCCGGGGCGCAACGAGATCGCCGTACGGGTCGTCAATCTTTGGCGCAACCGTCTGATCGGCGACAAGCAGCCGGGCGCCAAGCCCGTGACCGTCGCGCCCATGGCGTTCTATGGGGCCGACGCCCCTCTGTTCGACTCCGGTCTGTTGGGCCCTGTTCGGCTGGTGTCCGAAATCAATGGTCCGCATCCGCTGAAGCCCTGA
- a CDS encoding tannase/feruloyl esterase family alpha/beta hydrolase, protein MTTPATALGQAEAAQVDAAGCAALKGKTLGGALVQDSEVIAQGQSLIKTPFAEYKAPVNFCRIKATASSGPGSSIKLEVYLPPAWNGKLVGVGGGGLSGGLTSAALLFGPLMQKGYAGVATNAGHDDATDAAWAIDAPIRIKDFGHNANHLGAVAAKAALDAYYGRPVTRAYFHGCSNGGRDALILAQRYPADYDGIVAGAPAADYTGVMASFMRDGLLFKNTPGLQGLRAKLPLIHDAAIHKCDRLDGVADGVLEDPRACKFDPAELQCKPGQDAAQCLTPAEIGYVRAVYKGTYGKRGQRIYTGLPVSSEKGEGLAGWGPWFMGPPEAGSGLAREFYRGLVKNDLKWDSQGFDLDADHAQARAKVGADVDAIDPNLTPFVKRGGKLLIYQGWEDPAIPAGATLEYYTAVRKRMGAKTDQAVRLFMAPGMAHCGQGPGPSVLDPIGDIDRWISSGEAPDRIIAKKPDNAMAAFLGQETKTVRSRPLCAFPMTARYNGSGSTDEAANFSCRRPADAKS, encoded by the coding sequence TTGACCACGCCCGCCACCGCGCTCGGCCAGGCGGAGGCCGCTCAGGTCGACGCCGCCGGCTGCGCGGCGTTGAAGGGCAAGACCCTCGGCGGAGCGCTGGTCCAGGACAGCGAGGTCATCGCCCAGGGCCAGTCGCTGATCAAGACTCCTTTCGCTGAGTACAAGGCGCCCGTTAATTTCTGTCGGATCAAGGCGACGGCGTCGTCTGGCCCCGGATCATCGATCAAGCTGGAAGTCTATCTGCCGCCCGCCTGGAACGGCAAGCTCGTCGGCGTCGGCGGCGGAGGCCTCTCGGGGGGCCTGACCAGCGCGGCGCTCCTGTTTGGTCCGCTCATGCAAAAGGGCTATGCGGGCGTAGCCACCAACGCCGGCCACGATGACGCGACCGACGCGGCCTGGGCGATCGACGCCCCGATCCGGATCAAGGATTTCGGGCACAACGCCAACCATCTTGGCGCGGTGGCGGCCAAGGCCGCCCTGGACGCCTACTATGGCCGGCCGGTGACCAGGGCCTATTTCCACGGGTGTTCCAACGGCGGCCGCGACGCCTTGATCCTGGCTCAGCGTTATCCGGCCGATTACGACGGCATCGTCGCCGGCGCGCCGGCCGCCGACTACACCGGGGTGATGGCCTCGTTCATGCGCGACGGCCTGCTGTTCAAGAACACGCCCGGCCTGCAGGGACTGCGCGCCAAACTGCCGCTGATCCATGACGCCGCGATCCACAAATGCGACCGTCTGGACGGGGTGGCCGACGGCGTGCTGGAGGATCCGCGCGCCTGCAAGTTCGACCCGGCCGAACTTCAGTGCAAGCCGGGCCAGGACGCCGCCCAATGCCTCACACCGGCCGAGATCGGCTATGTCCGCGCGGTCTACAAGGGCACGTACGGAAAGCGCGGTCAGCGGATCTATACGGGCCTGCCCGTCAGCAGCGAGAAAGGCGAGGGCCTCGCCGGCTGGGGCCCATGGTTCATGGGGCCTCCGGAGGCGGGCAGCGGCTTGGCCCGCGAGTTCTACCGCGGCCTGGTCAAGAACGATCTCAAATGGGATTCTCAGGGCTTCGACCTGGACGCCGACCACGCCCAGGCCCGAGCCAAGGTCGGCGCCGATGTCGACGCGATCGATCCGAACCTGACGCCCTTCGTCAAGCGCGGCGGCAAGCTGCTGATCTATCAGGGCTGGGAGGATCCGGCGATCCCGGCCGGCGCCACGCTCGAATACTACACCGCCGTGCGCAAGCGGATGGGCGCCAAGACCGACCAGGCCGTGCGCCTGTTCATGGCGCCGGGCATGGCCCATTGCGGACAAGGGCCGGGCCCCAGCGTGCTCGATCCGATCGGTGACATCGACCGGTGGATCTCCAGCGGCGAGGCTCCCGACAGGATCATCGCCAAAAAGCCGGATAACGCCATGGCCGCCTTCCTGGGACAGGAAACCAAGACCGTCCGCAGCCGCCCGCTGTGCGCCTTCCCGATGACCGCCCGCTACAACGGCTCGGGCTCGACCGACGAGGCGGCTAACTTCTCCTGTCGTCGCCCGGCGGACGCCAAGAGCTAG
- a CDS encoding TetR/AcrR family transcriptional regulator: MTEKRQRRTQAERSATTRTVLLEAAIKCLYEHGYGATTTINVAEEAGVSRGAMLHQFPSKADLMAFVVEETFADEVDLYHKLLEGIDDPRERLLAYPEATWQVLSRPAGVAVLEIMQGSRSDPELADKLTPLLAQIHTRAQDQLAREFPRGPSLALLQLIVGAIRGLSIINVLNPGDEGVRGAIPLLQRLLRAGMETGVFAPKAGGATPAAAPSKTKPKPAAAKAPKAKTAEPAKARTKPAVKRASAPAAASAPAPAKPKAKPRPSSARK; encoded by the coding sequence GTGACCGAGAAACGACAGCGCCGCACGCAGGCCGAACGGAGCGCCACGACGCGGACCGTGCTGCTCGAGGCGGCGATCAAGTGCCTTTACGAGCACGGCTATGGCGCGACGACGACCATCAATGTCGCCGAGGAAGCCGGTGTGAGCCGCGGCGCGATGCTGCATCAGTTCCCGTCCAAGGCCGATCTCATGGCCTTCGTGGTCGAGGAGACCTTCGCTGACGAGGTCGACCTCTATCACAAGCTGCTCGAGGGCATCGATGACCCTCGTGAGCGCCTGCTGGCCTATCCTGAAGCGACCTGGCAGGTCTTGAGCCGGCCGGCCGGCGTGGCGGTCCTGGAGATCATGCAGGGGTCGCGTAGCGATCCGGAACTGGCCGACAAGCTCACGCCCCTGCTCGCCCAGATTCACACCCGCGCCCAGGATCAGCTGGCGCGGGAGTTTCCGCGCGGGCCGTCCCTGGCGCTGTTGCAACTGATCGTCGGCGCCATCCGCGGGCTGTCGATCATCAACGTTCTCAATCCGGGCGACGAAGGGGTGCGCGGCGCGATCCCGCTTCTGCAGCGTCTGCTGCGGGCGGGGATGGAAACGGGTGTCTTCGCACCCAAGGCCGGCGGAGCGACGCCCGCCGCCGCGCCGTCGAAGACCAAACCCAAGCCCGCGGCCGCCAAGGCGCCGAAGGCCAAGACCGCGGAGCCGGCCAAGGCCCGGACGAAGCCGGCGGTCAAGCGCGCGAGTGCTCCGGCCGCCGCGTCAGCCCCCGCCCCGGCCAAGCCCAAGGCCAAGCCTCGGCCGTCGTCGGCTCGCAAATAG
- a CDS encoding serine hydrolase domain-containing protein gives MALGGGAALGALFGTPATAAGNDHFVWKPSAPQAGGFSASGLEGVRAAIQGQIDAGIISGAVSAVARHNKLVWCEAQGLADPIAKIPMRKDAIFRMMSSTKHVTAVAVLMMVDEGKIALDDPISRFIPEFKSMKVAVPVPGTKDPSQVTLVPAEREITVENLLTHTSGLPAVGGFGKDDVASPGRPQHALTDTLATWTPKLATLPLEFQPGSKFNYSPLEAHGTALRLVEIVSGQPAEVFMQERIFQPLGMHDTYFNVPARKQNRIVPLVDRVDGQWAYADALLGRTHMSYIAGGGGLLSTVRDFMLFDLMLLNRGSLNGQRILKPQTVDLMSRDHVGALFKQWIPPITGHSGFGLSVRIVEDPSKSNGRSKGAYGWGGAYGTETWVEPERDLVAAFFIQLAKPPFASQIPFETAMQKALVA, from the coding sequence TTGGCGCTGGGGGGCGGCGCGGCCCTGGGCGCGCTGTTTGGCACCCCAGCGACGGCGGCCGGCAACGACCACTTCGTATGGAAGCCGAGCGCGCCCCAGGCCGGCGGCTTTTCCGCGTCGGGACTGGAGGGCGTGCGCGCCGCCATCCAGGGACAGATCGACGCCGGGATCATCAGCGGCGCGGTCAGCGCCGTCGCCAGACACAACAAGCTCGTCTGGTGCGAGGCCCAAGGTCTGGCCGATCCGATCGCCAAGATCCCGATGCGCAAGGACGCGATCTTTCGGATGATGTCCTCAACCAAACACGTGACCGCCGTGGCGGTCCTGATGATGGTTGATGAAGGCAAGATCGCCCTGGACGATCCCATCAGCCGCTTCATTCCCGAGTTCAAGTCCATGAAGGTGGCGGTCCCTGTCCCGGGGACGAAGGATCCTTCGCAAGTCACGCTCGTCCCGGCCGAGCGCGAGATCACCGTCGAAAACCTTCTGACCCACACATCGGGGCTGCCGGCCGTCGGCGGCTTTGGCAAGGACGATGTGGCCTCCCCTGGCAGACCTCAGCATGCCCTGACCGACACCTTGGCCACCTGGACGCCAAAGCTGGCGACCCTGCCGCTGGAGTTCCAACCGGGCAGCAAGTTCAACTACTCCCCCCTGGAAGCGCATGGGACGGCGTTGCGGCTGGTGGAAATCGTCTCGGGACAGCCGGCCGAGGTCTTCATGCAGGAGCGTATTTTCCAACCGCTGGGCATGCATGACACCTATTTCAATGTCCCGGCGCGCAAGCAGAACCGTATCGTGCCGCTGGTCGACCGCGTCGATGGACAATGGGCTTATGCCGACGCGCTGCTGGGCCGTACGCACATGAGCTACATCGCCGGTGGCGGCGGGCTGCTCAGCACCGTGCGCGACTTCATGCTGTTCGACCTGATGCTGCTCAACCGCGGAAGCCTCAACGGCCAGCGTATCCTCAAGCCGCAGACCGTGGACCTGATGAGCCGGGATCATGTCGGCGCGCTCTTCAAGCAATGGATTCCGCCGATCACGGGACACAGCGGTTTTGGCCTGTCGGTCCGGATCGTCGAGGATCCGAGCAAGTCGAATGGGCGCAGCAAGGGCGCCTACGGTTGGGGCGGGGCCTACGGCACGGAGACCTGGGTGGAGCCCGAGCGCGACCTCGTCGCCGCGTTCTTCATCCAGTTGGCCAAGCCCCCTTTCGCCAGCCAGATACCCTTCGAGACGGCCATGCAAAAGGCGCTCGTCGCCTAG
- a CDS encoding MFS transporter: MNYQSFPAQRAAKGEGQGQARLGPGRIASYGAGDFAFNLSFAFSSLFLLYFYTDVLGLSAKTAGLIMMAALIWDGIADPIIGAIANRTRTRWGRYRPYMLFGAVPLGLAVVAMFLPLNLSGAALAAYALASQVLYRTVFATVNIPYIALSARLTLDSDTRGRLAGARMLFAIGCGVAMAALTLPLVKAFGGGQAGFLAVSIVYSTLAAAVLIFCFLRTQETVEEDPHDSPDLGLLLKSLWVNKPFLLLLPATILGSTAYTMSGKALVYYLKYWGGSEAMVTLGLVTTLGLAALSLPVWMTLSRRLDKRTTWLLGVAINVAAYLGVYLLAPRQGPLLWALLAATGVGNGAFVLTFWSMLPDTVEYGEWKTGIRSEGAIFGLISFAQKVALGVGTGSIGLLLDQFGYVANAAQSASTLHGIVAMYGLGPALLFAASAAAIWFYPIDAATHGRLVRAIQWRRVRRSGRVSHNNQKPH, translated from the coding sequence GTGAACTATCAGTCGTTCCCGGCGCAGCGCGCCGCGAAGGGGGAGGGACAAGGCCAGGCGCGCCTCGGTCCAGGCCGCATCGCCAGCTATGGAGCCGGCGACTTCGCCTTCAACCTCAGCTTCGCCTTCTCCTCACTGTTCCTGCTCTACTTCTATACCGACGTCCTGGGCCTCAGCGCCAAGACCGCCGGCCTGATCATGATGGCGGCGCTGATTTGGGACGGGATCGCCGATCCGATCATCGGGGCGATCGCCAACCGCACGCGGACACGGTGGGGCCGGTATCGGCCCTACATGCTGTTCGGCGCGGTTCCGTTGGGCCTGGCCGTGGTGGCGATGTTCCTGCCGTTGAACCTGTCCGGCGCGGCGCTGGCCGCCTACGCCCTGGCCAGCCAGGTCCTCTACCGCACCGTCTTCGCCACGGTGAACATTCCCTACATCGCCCTTTCGGCGCGACTGACGCTGGATTCCGACACCCGCGGGCGTCTGGCGGGGGCGCGGATGCTGTTCGCGATCGGTTGCGGCGTAGCCATGGCGGCGCTGACCCTCCCGCTGGTCAAGGCCTTTGGCGGCGGTCAGGCCGGGTTCCTGGCGGTCAGCATTGTCTACTCCACCCTGGCTGCGGCGGTGCTGATCTTCTGCTTTCTACGGACCCAGGAGACGGTCGAGGAAGACCCGCACGACAGCCCCGACCTGGGTCTCCTGCTCAAGTCCCTCTGGGTCAACAAGCCCTTCCTGCTGCTGCTGCCGGCCACCATCCTGGGCTCGACGGCCTACACGATGTCCGGCAAGGCGCTCGTCTACTACCTCAAGTACTGGGGCGGGTCCGAAGCCATGGTGACCTTGGGGCTTGTGACCACGCTGGGCCTGGCGGCCCTGAGCCTGCCGGTCTGGATGACCCTCTCCAGACGCCTGGACAAGCGCACGACCTGGCTGCTGGGCGTGGCGATCAATGTCGCCGCCTATCTTGGCGTCTATCTCCTGGCGCCGCGGCAAGGTCCCTTGCTGTGGGCGCTGCTGGCCGCCACCGGCGTGGGCAACGGGGCCTTCGTGCTGACCTTCTGGTCCATGCTCCCCGATACGGTCGAATACGGCGAGTGGAAGACGGGAATTCGCTCCGAAGGGGCGATCTTCGGCCTGATCAGCTTCGCCCAGAAGGTCGCCCTGGGCGTTGGGACCGGTTCGATCGGCCTGTTGCTCGACCAGTTCGGCTATGTCGCCAACGCCGCCCAGTCAGCCAGCACCCTGCACGGGATCGTGGCGATGTACGGGCTTGGCCCGGCCCTGTTGTTCGCCGCCAGCGCGGCGGCCATCTGGTTCTATCCGATCGACGCGGCGACGCACGGGCGTCTGGTCCGCGCGATCCAATGGCGTCGGGTTCGCCGGAGCGGCCGGGTGTCACACAACAACCAAAAGCCACACTAG
- a CDS encoding tannase/feruloyl esterase family alpha/beta hydrolase — translation MSGLQRQSIMATQRAALLAGGAALALAAAVAAGHAAAPTQARPVAKALTLQEATACKALTGRTFGDTRVERVEIVSAGQKGGRNLFGSSRAIVPFCRVHAVGSSGPGSSIRIEVLLPATWNGKLLGVGGGGLSGGLSGSTGALMRELARGYAGVANDAGHTDAKKAAWGIGSSARIEDFGYRANHVAALAGKAIASAYYARPVERSYFSGCSNGGRDALMLAQRFPDDYDGIVAGAPAINWTGLMATAQVNYRLYKQTPGAEKLPAKLSLIRSAVIAKCDRLDGVADDVLENPLACRFDPAELQCKAGETSDKCLTPAEVQVARAIYRGPRTQDGVQVLQGFPLGSEHGKSIIPIVGWAPWFFNGPKAGVRLSDDFYSGLVTQNLDWDPRTFDLERDYRLAKTRVGAALDALDPDLRPFAARGGKLILFQGWEDPAIPAGSTLDYYAAARDRLGPASQGSVRLFMAPGMAHCSLGHGPDTFDIIPVIDAWVSANTAPDTILAAKHDGQLGLLFGKPGDIVRTRPLCPWPATAHYKGSGSTDDAANFTCRVEPGQGARLEHPSPRGA, via the coding sequence ATGAGCGGCCTACAACGGCAATCGATCATGGCCACCCAGCGCGCGGCGCTGCTGGCCGGCGGCGCGGCTTTGGCCCTGGCGGCCGCGGTCGCCGCCGGCCACGCCGCCGCGCCGACGCAGGCCCGCCCCGTGGCCAAGGCGCTCACCCTTCAGGAGGCGACGGCCTGCAAGGCGCTGACGGGCAGAACATTCGGCGACACGCGCGTGGAGCGCGTCGAGATCGTGTCGGCCGGGCAAAAGGGCGGTCGCAACCTGTTCGGGTCGAGCAGGGCCATCGTGCCGTTCTGTCGTGTGCATGCGGTCGGCTCCTCGGGCCCCGGTTCCTCGATCCGGATCGAGGTGCTGCTGCCAGCGACGTGGAACGGCAAGCTGCTCGGCGTCGGCGGCGGAGGATTGAGCGGCGGCCTGAGCGGATCCACCGGAGCCCTGATGCGCGAGCTGGCGCGCGGCTACGCGGGCGTGGCCAACGACGCGGGCCACACCGACGCCAAGAAGGCCGCCTGGGGGATCGGTTCGTCGGCTCGCATCGAGGATTTCGGCTACCGGGCCAATCACGTCGCCGCGCTCGCCGGCAAGGCCATCGCCTCGGCCTACTACGCAAGACCCGTCGAACGAAGCTACTTTTCCGGCTGCTCCAACGGCGGTCGCGACGCCCTGATGCTCGCCCAGAGATTTCCCGACGACTATGACGGCATCGTCGCGGGCGCGCCGGCGATAAACTGGACCGGCCTGATGGCCACCGCCCAGGTCAATTACCGCCTCTACAAACAAACCCCCGGCGCCGAGAAGCTGCCCGCCAAGCTTTCGCTTATCCGTTCGGCCGTCATCGCCAAGTGCGACAGGCTCGATGGCGTCGCCGACGACGTCCTGGAAAATCCGCTCGCCTGCAGGTTCGATCCGGCCGAATTGCAGTGCAAGGCCGGCGAGACGTCCGACAAGTGCCTGACGCCCGCCGAGGTGCAGGTCGCCCGAGCGATCTATCGCGGGCCGCGCACCCAGGACGGCGTCCAGGTGCTGCAAGGTTTTCCCTTGGGCAGCGAACACGGCAAGTCGATCATCCCGATCGTGGGCTGGGCGCCCTGGTTCTTCAACGGCCCCAAGGCCGGTGTGCGGCTGAGCGACGATTTCTATAGCGGCCTGGTGACCCAGAACCTCGACTGGGACCCCCGGACCTTCGACCTCGAACGCGATTATCGGCTGGCCAAGACAAGGGTCGGCGCGGCCCTGGACGCGCTTGATCCGGATCTTCGCCCCTTCGCCGCCCGCGGCGGCAAGCTCATTCTCTTCCAGGGCTGGGAGGACCCGGCCATTCCGGCCGGCAGCACGCTGGACTACTACGCCGCGGCCCGCGATCGCCTGGGCCCGGCCAGCCAAGGCAGCGTGCGCCTGTTCATGGCGCCGGGCATGGCCCATTGCTCCCTGGGCCATGGACCCGACACCTTCGACATCATTCCGGTGATCGACGCCTGGGTGTCGGCCAACACCGCGCCCGACACCATTCTGGCCGCCAAGCATGACGGCCAGCTTGGGCTGCTCTTCGGAAAGCCCGGCGACATCGTCCGTACCCGGCCCCTGTGCCCCTGGCCGGCCACCGCCCACTACAAGGGTTCGGGCTCGACGGACGACGCGGCGAACTTCACCTGCAGGGTCGAGCCTGGCCAGGGCGCGAGGCTTGAGCATCCCAGTCCTCGGGGGGCCTGA